From Pseudomonas sp. stari2:
GGCTGGGCCTGCGCCCCTCTTGTAACCAGGCTTGCCAGCCACCTTGCGGTGTCAGCTCGATTCTGTTGCCGCCGGGCGGAATGTCGACCTTGAGCACATGCTGGACATCCAGTACAAACCTGAAGGTCACACTGGAACTGTCCGGCAGGATATTGTCCCCCGTATCGAAATCACGTCCGGGGCCCGCCCCGTAATTGAGCTCACCGGTATAGAGACCGGCCGACATGGCGAGTGGATTGGGCGTGCGCAGTTCGTAGCCCACATCCAGGTATTCGTAGGACATCCATGGAATCCGGTATGCCGCCTGTTTACTGCACACCGCTTCGACCGGCGTGCGCCAGAAGAAGCGATAGAAATCAGGCCCATGGGTGCCCATGGCCCCGGCCTCGCACGGTCGTGAAGGAAACAGCCAGTTCGTTCCGCCCCACAGTTTGTGGTGGGCCTGCGCATCAGAGTCGGCCCCGGTCAGATTGACTGCCGTATCACTCAATACATATTGGGAACCGACTCCGCCGACCCTCATTTCGACCGTCGCCGCCTCCCCCGTCGTCACATTCCGCACGGTCAGACTGCGCCATTGCGAAGCGATCTTGAACATGGCCCCTTGGCGTTGTCCGGCGCCCGGCTCGATTGTCAGGCTGGAGGAGAAGCGCAGTGGCAACCTTACACCCGACAGACCATACGTCTTGCAGTCTGTCGGATAAGTCGCGCAGTAGCCGCTCTGCGGCGTCTGGTCGACAAACCGGTTTCTTTGCGGGTTGGCCGGATCCGGGACGAAACCGGCACGAATCTCCTGAGTCAACGCCTGGGCCGGCATGGAAAACAATCCGCCGAACAATGAAACAAAAACCAATCCTTTACTGAACCTGAAATCCATTGCCATTCCTTGCATTGAAGTCATTACGTTCTTGAGCGGACGAGTTCTTGCTCAGCCATTGGGTGCCGCGGCGCTGAACATGATGTTGACGGTGCCGTAGTAGTCTCCGGGTTTGTAACCTCCGGCCTGTTCCCTGGGTTCGATCTCCAGCATCACCCGTGTGCCCACCCTGGCTTCCTCGGCCGAGACCACTTGCAACGGCAACGCACGGTCGGACAGCTCCTTGCCATTGAAGCTCACGCGCAAGTTGATGTTTTCCCGGGAGTCCCTTCCGTTGGTCATATAAGGAACACTCTCCAGACGCGCCTCGATCGCTCCGCTGTCGTGCCTGACATCGAAGTTGCGACGCAACGTGCTCAAAGTGGAAGTGTTCACGTTCCAGTGCAGTCGCTGCTCACGATGAATCCAGTCGGACTCGGTGGGAATCACGTAAAAATTCAGGGTGGGAATATGCACCGAAACGTAGAACTCGAGTTCTTCTCGCGCCGCAAACGTCCAGGCGCTGACCAACGCCAGGGCTGTCGCCGACGTCAGCACAATCCATTGTTTGTTCATTGTTGGTTACCCGTGATGTTCAACCGGCGGTACTCAGGTTCTTTTTGCTTTCGCCTTCGACCAGGATGAAGCGATACTCGCGCCCGGCCTTCTTCTCGAACTCAAAGGTCTTACCGGCGAGGATGTGGTGTTTGGTGGTCGGCTCGCATTCGGCTTCGCTGGCTTTCGAGCAACTCTTGAACTCGTCGATCACCACCACCGTGTTGCCGTTGTTGCGCACTTTGTAAGAACCCGCCACGTCATCGATCACGCTGTCAAATCGCGCATCCTTGGGTCGCACGAAGAAAATCGTGCCGAAGCCGGCCATGACGTTGACCCCGGCCGTCAGGGTCTTTCTGTATTCCTCGCGCTCTTCGCCGGAGACCGCGAATTCGTCTTCCTTCTCGGGAACCACCGGAACAAAACGCACACGAAAATAACGCTCTTTGTCGCGCTCCCCCATGAACAGCAAACGGGTGCCCTGCATGCCTTGGGCGGGAATGATCAAACGTGCGGGACTGGCCATGAGGCCGTCACGGGCGCTGGCATCGGCTTGTACCTTGACCGGTACTTCGGTGGACGTGCCATCGGCGTTGTAAAGGATTTCCAGCACATTGATTTTCACGAACGCCGTACTGTCCCCGCTGTTGTACACCCGTTTCAAATAGGTACTTTTATCACCGGCCAAATAGTCATAAACAACTCCGATATTGATATTCGGACCCGCCTGAGCGCACAGGCTGAACAGATACAGGCCTACCAGAACAATTACTTGCTTCATGCGCACAACCTCTCAATAAAGACCCATCACTGCTGGGGTGATATTTCCGAATCAAAAACGACAACAATCGTGCCGGAGTACTTGTTCCCCCTGCCCGAGGTCAAAATGGTTTCGGTCCACTCTCTGGGAACTTCGAAATGCAGCGTTCCCTGCTGGCGGTCGATGTACTTGCCAGGCTGGAAGGTCACGGCGTTCAACTCTCCCGGTAAAAGCTCCTTGAGCCTTACCGGGTTACCGCTGGCATCAGTCAATCCGCCAGGCAGGCTTACCTTGACTTGAAGGAGTGCAGCGGCGTTGTTGGCCTCATTGAATAGATAGCAATAGTTCGGGTTCTCCCGCACGCATTCCAGATGCACCTTGAAGCGAGAGCTGGCGGATATATGGAACGTCTGGTCGCGGTAAAGTCGTGCGGGAGGCTTGCGGGTGTTCAACCAGGTTTGCCAGCCACCATCGGGTTCCAGCGCAATGCGATTGCCACCGGGTGGTAAATCGACTTTCAGGACGTGCTGCACATCCAGCACAAAATCCAGGTTGAGGGCAGTGTCGTCCGAATCCATGAACGGCCCCATCGTGAAGTCGGCGCTACCCCGACCGAGACTGTAGGTCAATGAACCGGTGTACAGCCCGGACGACATGCTCAAGGGGTTCGGCGTTCGCAGCTCGTAGGCAATGTCGAGATGCTCGAACAACATGTGCCCTACATCGAACGCAGCGGTTTTATTACAACTCCCTTGTTCGGGCGTTTTCCAGAAGAACTGATAGCTGCTGATACCGTAGTACCCAACGCCGCTGTACAGACATGGAGGGGGTGCATAAACCCAGGAGTTGCCGGTCCAGAGTTTGCGATGTGCCTCCAGGACGTTGGACTCGCCGGTCAGTTCGGTGACCGGTTTACTCAGTTGAAATCTCGACCCTATTCCACTGATCCGCACTTCTACCGTACTCGTCTCCAGCGTCTCCTGGTTGGTGACCGTCAAACGTCGCCAGTCAGCAGGCACCTTCACCCAAATGCCGTTATCCGAGAAAAGCGGAGTGACCGTACTGAAACGAATCGGTACTTGAATACTGAACATTCTGTTGTCTTCGCATTCACTCGGAAAAATCCCGCAATACCCGCTGTTCGGCGTTTTATTGATGAATTCGTTTTTGTTCGGTTGCGACGGATCCGGCTGGAACAATGCCCTGATCTCCTGATTCGCCGCCTGCGCCGATGACAGGCTCAGCACCATCAGAAAAACTGGCCAACAGGATGTTTTCTTCATCGTTCAACCCGCCTTCTGATCAGTGAACGTCGCATCGGCCAGCGTGTCTGGACTGCACCGCAAATCGCCGATCATCAACACGTTGTTTTCCACCCGCCCTTGCTGAGGATCGAGGCGGAACTGGCACAGCAATTGATCGGCAAATCGCACTTCAAGCGTCGGCGAGCCGGCATTCATTTCCATGGAGAAAAACCCGTCGACCTCGCTCACGCCACGGCTGGCGTGGTTGATCACATGGTGGCCCTTGAGGGGCCGCCCCTGCGGATCGAGCAAACGTCCCAGCACCGTGAAGGTTTTCATCACTCGTACCTTGCGGTACTGCACACCGCCCTTGTTCAAGTGATAACGGGTGCGCGCCGGCTCGATGGTCGCCGCCGGTACATGGTTGCCGACGAAGTCAAAACTCACCGAACTGTTCTTGTAGGCCGTGATCGGAATGAAATTGCGCCCTGGTCTCAGCGCAGCGCTGCCGCCGCTCAAGTCATCGGCGCGCAGGGCGATGCCGTCGACGTCGGATTCGACATCCACGATCATTCCCGCACCCCGCCCCTGAGGCTGGCTGGTCATGACGATTGCCTGCCCACCGATGGCCACGGTGCTGTCCAGGTTCAAGCCACCGGTGTAATTGCCGTTGTAGGAAGAGCGCTGGACGAAGCCATCGCCATTGACGGTGTCGGTGCTGAAGCTGGCCTGACCGTTCAAGCCGATCCCGTAGGTGTCGGTGAGTACCGTCGCCATCACGCTTTGCAGCGCGTGATCATCGAAGTTCTTTCGATAACCGAGCGAGCCGTTGTTGTCACGACTCCCGTCGCGGGCAGTGCGCGTACCGATACTGCCGGAAATCTGCTGGCCAGGGCCGCCCAACGCGACATTGAGGCTCAGATCCACACCCCGGCTGCGTGCGTCGCCGCTGCTGTAGCTGCCGGGCCGGTCAAACAGTGATAGTCGCCAGTTGGAGTCGCTGCCAAACATCGTGGTGCGCTGGGTCCAGCCCAGATCGACACTGACGCCCTCAACGTTGCCCTCGCTGTGGGATACCCGTGCGTTGAGCGAGCTGTTGCGACTGACTCGATGGTTCAGCGCCAGCGAAGAGTTGCTGGTCTGGCCGGTGAACACGTTGCGCTGACGGATCCGGGTGCCGTCCGGCAGGGTGTCGTAGATGTCGGTGGTGTCCAGCCAGCTGCGGTTGTGACTGACCACCAGACTGCCGGCACCATAGTTATAAAGACCTTGCAGGTCGAGGCCGGTGCCGTGATCTTCCGTTTGATAAGCGTTGGCGAACAGGCTGACGGTGTTGGCCAGTGTCCAGTCGATGGACGTGCCGTATTGCAGTTTCTCGCGAACCTGACGCGCCGACAGCCCGAGGATGACTCGCGGGTGGAGCAAGTAATTGAGCGACGCACCGGCCGTGGCATCGCCGCTGGCCTGCTTGTCCCAGTTGCTCAGCAGTTTGGTTTCCTGACCGGCAAACAGGTTGTAGCGCCAGCGCTCGTCGGCGTTACGCCAATTGTTCGGCTTGTAGACCAGCTCCTGAGTGGTCGAGGTGATCTGGCCATCCTCGATCAAGCGCACTTCCACCTCATAGATACCGCCGGGCAACGGTCGAGTGTCGAGGGTCTGCAAACCGGCGGGTACTGATTGCGTGTTGATCAGCAAACCGTCGCGAAAAATCTCCACCGATGCCTGACGGTTGGCAGTGACATAAATCGGATAGACGCTTGGATTCTGCAAATCGATGGCCAGACTGTCGGAACTGCCGTACATCAACCCCACCGTCGTATCCGGGCTGTTGCCGAACGAACGCGGCTGACGCGTAAGGCCTTCGGACGTCGGGGTGAAATAGCCCATGCGCAGGAAACTGCCTTGCAATTCTCGTTGGGCATGCAGTTCGTACACGGCGTGATAGAGCTGGTCATCAGGCCCGCCAAGGCGAGCCAGCTGCATATTGAAAGTTTGCGTCCAGTTGCCCAGGCTGCCATTGGCCTCCAGGCCAAAACGCCCGCCCGGATCCTGATCCTGGCCGCCGTTGAGGTTGAGCTGATTGCGCACGATCAGGCCGCTGCTGCCGTCCTGCGGCTGCTCGTAGTAGCGCGGAGTTTCGGTATCGCGCTCGGCATTTTCCGTGACGATCGACACCAGCGAGTTTTCCAGGTTGTAGTGCACCGCGAGCATTTGCTCCGGGCATTGACCACTGCAACTCCCCAGCGCCACGCCGGGCTTGAGATAGCCCGCCCATTTCTCACGTTCGGCGGCGCCGAAACGGTTTTCTCCGGTATCGGTAAATTCGAGCAGGGTGATCCGGTCATCGCGGGTCAGCACGATCATCGCCTCACCCAACGCTTGCCGGTCGAGCTCCACCCGAACAGCCAGGGGCACGTCGAAAAAGTGCTCTTCAAAGTCTTTTGGCAAACCTTTGGCCTGCGCCAGCAAACTGCGTGGCGTCGTACCGGCAGACTCTGCGGCCGCAGCCGCACCGGCACAAAACAACAACGCAAGCGCAGTCGCGATGGAAGTCATCGGGAACATGTAAACGGACTCTGAGTGCGAACGGAAAAAGTCCGGCCGACTGACACATTCGCCAGCCCGCCGGGCTTTGTTACATCACGGGTTAGAGCGTGCTTCCGCCGGCCGGAGTGACCGCGTCGAACATCATGGTGACCGCACCGGTGTAATCGCCCGGTGTGAAGTTGGTGCCTTTGGCAGTGATTCGCAGCGGGGCACGGTAGTTCACGTCGGACTCGGCTTCACCGACAACCATTTGCGGGGTCTGGGTCAGCACGACATTGTTGAACCGTACTTCCAGATCAATGGCGCTCGCACCACCCACCAGTTTCGGTACACCTTCCAGAGAGCCGTGAACCGAACCGTTGTTGTTGCGTACATCGAAGTAGCCTTCTACCTGTTTCATGTTGCCGGTGATCGGGCTGAAGCTCATGTCCTGATCCTTGTTGACCAGGTCCGGATCAGTCGGCACCACATAAAAGCCGTTGGTCGGTACATGGGCGACCAGGCTGATGGAGTGACGGGCTTCACCGGCAGCGAAGACCACGGAAGAACTCAGAGCCAGAACGGCCAGTGGAGCAGCGAAAGCCATTTTCTTGAACATCGGTCAGTACCTGTTTTCTTTTTAAGGAATCGGAGCATTGGAGTCCATATCAAACCGGCCAATAAGAGCCGGAACCTGGAAGTTCAACGCCGAGGCATGATCAACGCTTGTATCAAGAATGTAAGCAGGCAACTTCCCACGAACTTGTAGTTCAACAACCTCGCGACTCGAAAGAAAAAGCATCAGAAATCAAAAATATATAAAAGCAACTGTAAGGCATTCCCTACCTACAGTTATTCATAAAAAACGTTACAGCAGTTTCG
This genomic window contains:
- a CDS encoding CS1 type fimbrial major subunit, with translation MNKQWIVLTSATALALVSAWTFAAREELEFYVSVHIPTLNFYVIPTESDWIHREQRLHWNVNTSTLSTLRRNFDVRHDSGAIEARLESVPYMTNGRDSRENINLRVSFNGKELSDRALPLQVVSAEEARVGTRVMLEIEPREQAGGYKPGDYYGTVNIMFSAAAPNG
- a CDS encoding CS1-pili formation C-terminal domain-containing protein, translating into MFPMTSIATALALLFCAGAAAAAESAGTTPRSLLAQAKGLPKDFEEHFFDVPLAVRVELDRQALGEAMIVLTRDDRITLLEFTDTGENRFGAAEREKWAGYLKPGVALGSCSGQCPEQMLAVHYNLENSLVSIVTENAERDTETPRYYEQPQDGSSGLIVRNQLNLNGGQDQDPGGRFGLEANGSLGNWTQTFNMQLARLGGPDDQLYHAVYELHAQRELQGSFLRMGYFTPTSEGLTRQPRSFGNSPDTTVGLMYGSSDSLAIDLQNPSVYPIYVTANRQASVEIFRDGLLINTQSVPAGLQTLDTRPLPGGIYEVEVRLIEDGQITSTTQELVYKPNNWRNADERWRYNLFAGQETKLLSNWDKQASGDATAGASLNYLLHPRVILGLSARQVREKLQYGTSIDWTLANTVSLFANAYQTEDHGTGLDLQGLYNYGAGSLVVSHNRSWLDTTDIYDTLPDGTRIRQRNVFTGQTSNSSLALNHRVSRNSSLNARVSHSEGNVEGVSVDLGWTQRTTMFGSDSNWRLSLFDRPGSYSSGDARSRGVDLSLNVALGGPGQQISGSIGTRTARDGSRDNNGSLGYRKNFDDHALQSVMATVLTDTYGIGLNGQASFSTDTVNGDGFVQRSSYNGNYTGGLNLDSTVAIGGQAIVMTSQPQGRGAGMIVDVESDVDGIALRADDLSGGSAALRPGRNFIPITAYKNSSVSFDFVGNHVPAATIEPARTRYHLNKGGVQYRKVRVMKTFTVLGRLLDPQGRPLKGHHVINHASRGVSEVDGFFSMEMNAGSPTLEVRFADQLLCQFRLDPQQGRVENNVLMIGDLRCSPDTLADATFTDQKAG
- a CDS encoding pilus assembly protein encodes the protein MKQVIVLVGLYLFSLCAQAGPNINIGVVYDYLAGDKSTYLKRVYNSGDSTAFVKINVLEILYNADGTSTEVPVKVQADASARDGLMASPARLIIPAQGMQGTRLLFMGERDKERYFRVRFVPVVPEKEDEFAVSGEEREEYRKTLTAGVNVMAGFGTIFFVRPKDARFDSVIDDVAGSYKVRNNGNTVVVIDEFKSCSKASEAECEPTTKHHILAGKTFEFEKKAGREYRFILVEGESKKNLSTAG
- a CDS encoding CS1 type fimbrial major subunit, whose translation is MFKKMAFAAPLAVLALSSSVVFAAGEARHSISLVAHVPTNGFYVVPTDPDLVNKDQDMSFSPITGNMKQVEGYFDVRNNNGSVHGSLEGVPKLVGGASAIDLEVRFNNVVLTQTPQMVVGEAESDVNYRAPLRITAKGTNFTPGDYTGAVTMMFDAVTPAGGSTL